From Methanorbis rubei, one genomic window encodes:
- a CDS encoding 30S ribosomal protein S8, producing MTKQNPIADAMSAIKNAGDTGKLVVAVEPASRLFGDMLKVMQEYGYINGFEKVEDGRGGQYEISLTGGINKCGVITPRFSVKVEDLESWEMRYLPGKGFGIIILTTSQGVMSHEQARKLGVGGELLGYVF from the coding sequence ATGACAAAACAGAATCCGATTGCAGACGCAATGAGCGCTATCAAGAATGCCGGTGACACTGGTAAGCTTGTAGTGGCTGTTGAACCGGCAAGCCGCCTCTTTGGTGACATGCTTAAAGTCATGCAGGAATACGGATATATTAACGGTTTCGAGAAGGTTGAGGACGGCAGAGGAGGTCAGTATGAGATTTCCCTTACCGGCGGCATCAACAAGTGCGGTGTTATCACCCCCCGTTTCTCAGTAAAAGTTGAGGACCTCGAGTCCTGGGAAATGAGATACCTGCCAGGAAAGGGTTTTGGAATTATTATTCTGACCACTTCCCAGGGTGTCATGTCCCACGAACAGGCGCGTAAGCTCGGCGTCGGCGGTGAGCTGTTAGGATATGTCTTCTAA
- a CDS encoding DUF106 domain-containing protein: MEIGKKYGMYIALVVVFGMMLLYGWPEARAFIAGLVDIVIGPFAALGLPFFALVLILATFTGLYSSLIQKYTIDYEKMRDNQEKFKDFNAMFREAQKSGDEKAIKKMQARQQAMMSEQMEMSQQQFKPMAYILVLTVPIFFWLIEHIPQTTDLIMANANLSNAIVLPFAGLASYFDIYLWFFPLWILWYMLCSLTVSQVIRKALNIGGL, encoded by the coding sequence ATGGAAATCGGTAAAAAGTACGGAATGTACATCGCCTTAGTCGTCGTGTTCGGCATGATGCTGCTCTACGGATGGCCTGAGGCACGTGCGTTCATTGCCGGTCTGGTCGATATCGTGATCGGTCCGTTCGCAGCTCTCGGCCTGCCGTTCTTTGCGCTGGTCTTAATTCTCGCAACCTTTACGGGTCTGTACTCCTCGCTCATTCAGAAGTACACCATCGACTACGAGAAGATGCGGGACAATCAGGAGAAATTCAAGGACTTCAACGCAATGTTCCGCGAAGCCCAGAAATCCGGCGACGAAAAAGCCATCAAAAAGATGCAGGCACGTCAGCAGGCAATGATGTCTGAACAGATGGAGATGAGCCAGCAGCAGTTCAAGCCAATGGCATACATTCTCGTACTGACGGTGCCGATCTTCTTCTGGCTGATCGAACACATTCCGCAGACCACTGATCTGATCATGGCCAATGCGAATCTGAGTAATGCGATCGTCCTGCCGTTCGCAGGTCTTGCCAGTTATTTTGATATTTATCTCTGGTTCTTCCCTCTCTGGATTCTCTGGTACATGCTGTGTTCGCTTACGGTCAGTCAGGTAATCCGCAAAGCTCTCAATATCGGAGGCTTGTAA
- a CDS encoding 30S ribosomal protein S4e: MTRTKRMTAPDAWQIARKESKYVVSTAHGPHDGSALPIGVWMRDQMNFAQNTKEVKKILHDRHVVLNGKIVTDEHIGIDVFDIVSFPKVNKHFIILVDAKGRQTAHEITSEAAQVQLVKVANKTTITGGKTQINLTSGANFISDNSCKGKDSLVITITGDDRFVVQQHFPFAVGNMAMIIGGQHTTKTGKIVEIKIQESSLPNRVVLETADGEKFETIEDYIYMIGTTESFLSTWGVDA; encoded by the coding sequence ATGACTCGTACAAAGCGTATGACAGCACCGGACGCATGGCAGATTGCCCGTAAGGAAAGCAAGTATGTGGTAAGTACCGCACACGGTCCGCACGACGGATCCGCTCTTCCGATCGGTGTCTGGATGCGCGATCAGATGAACTTCGCCCAGAACACCAAAGAAGTCAAGAAGATTCTTCACGACCGTCATGTTGTTCTGAACGGCAAGATCGTAACTGATGAACACATCGGTATCGACGTGTTCGACATCGTCAGCTTCCCGAAAGTTAACAAGCATTTCATTATTCTTGTTGATGCAAAGGGACGCCAGACTGCTCACGAGATCACCTCTGAAGCAGCACAGGTCCAACTGGTCAAAGTCGCAAACAAGACCACCATTACCGGCGGCAAGACCCAGATCAACCTGACGAGCGGTGCAAACTTCATCAGCGACAACAGCTGCAAAGGAAAAGACTCTCTTGTCATCACCATCACTGGCGACGACCGGTTTGTTGTCCAGCAGCACTTCCCATTCGCAGTAGGCAACATGGCAATGATCATCGGCGGTCAGCACACGACCAAGACCGGTAAGATTGTCGAGATCAAAATTCAGGAATCTTCCCTTCCCAACCGCGTTGTCCTTGAGACAGCAGACGGTGAGAAGTTCGAGACCATCGAAGACTACATCTACATGATCGGAACCACCGAGTCCTTCCTTTCAACCTGGGGTGTTGATGCATGA
- a CDS encoding 50S ribosomal protein L14 has translation MKGLTSKIPRALQTGSKMVCADNTGARVVQIVSVFGYHGVKNRQPKMGIGDLATVTVKKGTPDMKRKLVRAVVVRQKKEFRRPNGLRVSFEENAMILLNDNGDPRGTDIKGPVAREVAERFPKVGSMATIII, from the coding sequence ATGAAAGGATTAACATCCAAGATCCCGCGCGCACTTCAGACCGGCTCCAAGATGGTTTGTGCAGACAACACGGGCGCCCGTGTTGTACAGATTGTTTCCGTCTTCGGTTACCATGGTGTCAAAAACCGTCAGCCGAAGATGGGTATCGGCGACCTTGCGACAGTTACTGTCAAGAAGGGAACTCCCGATATGAAGAGAAAGCTTGTCAGAGCAGTTGTTGTCCGTCAGAAAAAGGAATTCCGCCGTCCGAACGGTCTGCGTGTTTCCTTTGAAGAGAACGCAATGATCCTCTTAAATGATAACGGTGACCCGCGTGGTACTGATATCAAAGGACCGGTCGCACGTGAAGTTGCAGAACGGTTCCCCAAAGTCGGATCGATGGCAACGATCATTATCTAA
- a CDS encoding 50S ribosomal protein L30 has product MYAVVQVRGVVNTRRDIKETLKMLRLHHINHCVLVPETPEYLGMIRKAKDFIAFGEVDAATLETILSTRGRLTGNKPLTEEYVKEATSYGSIADLAAALVAGQIRMKDVPELKPVLRMHPPRKGYKTTKRTYNQGGALGYYGKEINDLLIKMR; this is encoded by the coding sequence ATGTACGCAGTTGTGCAGGTTCGCGGTGTCGTTAACACCCGCCGCGACATTAAGGAGACCTTAAAGATGCTGCGTCTTCACCACATCAACCACTGTGTCCTCGTGCCCGAGACTCCGGAGTACCTCGGTATGATCCGGAAGGCAAAGGACTTCATTGCGTTCGGTGAAGTTGACGCTGCAACCCTTGAGACGATCCTCTCTACCCGTGGAAGACTCACCGGAAACAAGCCGCTCACTGAAGAGTATGTGAAGGAAGCAACTTCCTATGGAAGCATTGCAGACCTTGCAGCAGCTCTCGTCGCAGGCCAGATCCGGATGAAGGATGTTCCCGAACTTAAGCCGGTGCTTCGTATGCACCCGCCAAGAAAGGGATACAAGACCACGAAGCGTACGTACAATCAGGGCGGTGCCCTTGGATACTACGGGAAGGAAATTAACGACCTTCTGATCAAGATGAGGTAA
- a CDS encoding 30S ribosomal protein S5 yields MAYEQEEWIPITGLGRKVMAGEFASFDDILASGYPIKEAGIVDAMLPDLVDEVLCIDMMQRMTDSGRRIKFRAVVVVGNKDGYIGFGQGRDVQVGTAIKKAIVNAKLNVVKVRRGCGSWECGCGQKHSVPMEVTGKAGSVTVTLKPAPKGIGLVTGDVGKKVLALAGIRDVWVNTSGNTRTTLNFAKATYNALRETNLIRIGGRK; encoded by the coding sequence ATGGCTTACGAACAGGAAGAGTGGATCCCAATCACCGGTCTTGGCAGAAAAGTTATGGCCGGAGAGTTTGCAAGCTTTGATGATATTCTTGCAAGCGGATACCCGATTAAGGAAGCAGGCATTGTTGATGCAATGCTCCCTGACCTTGTTGACGAAGTCCTCTGCATTGACATGATGCAGCGTATGACTGACTCCGGTCGCCGTATTAAGTTCAGAGCGGTCGTTGTTGTCGGCAACAAGGATGGTTACATCGGTTTCGGCCAGGGCAGAGATGTTCAGGTCGGTACTGCGATTAAGAAAGCAATCGTGAATGCAAAGCTCAACGTTGTCAAGGTCCGCCGTGGATGCGGTTCCTGGGAATGCGGCTGCGGTCAGAAACACTCTGTCCCGATGGAAGTTACCGGTAAAGCAGGATCTGTTACGGTTACTCTCAAGCCCGCTCCGAAAGGAATCGGTCTGGTGACTGGTGACGTTGGTAAGAAGGTTCTGGCACTTGCCGGTATCCGTGATGTGTGGGTCAACACGAGTGGTAACACGAGAACGACCCTCAACTTCGCAAAGGCTACCTACAACGCACTTCGCGAAACGAATCTGATTCGTATCGGAGGTAGAAAGTAA
- a CDS encoding uL15m family ribosomal protein codes for MPVNKRSKFRGTRTCGGGTHKNRRGAGNRGGRGQAGWRDHNFSRFYLLGKTEGKHGFVCKTSVTYEVLDIGDIDQMIPDLVARGIATQNGDVIILDAAQIGVEKVLGGGQVTHKLEITAENFSERAVAKVQEKGGQTLTP; via the coding sequence ATGCCAGTCAACAAGCGTTCAAAGTTCCGGGGAACCCGCACTTGCGGTGGAGGAACCCATAAGAACCGCCGTGGTGCAGGTAACCGCGGAGGTCGTGGACAGGCAGGATGGCGTGACCACAATTTCAGCCGGTTCTATCTGCTCGGGAAGACGGAAGGTAAACACGGATTTGTCTGCAAGACCTCCGTTACCTATGAAGTTCTCGATATTGGTGATATTGACCAAATGATTCCGGATCTTGTTGCCCGCGGTATTGCCACACAAAACGGAGATGTTATTATTCTTGACGCCGCACAGATTGGTGTTGAGAAGGTTCTCGGCGGAGGCCAGGTTACTCATAAACTTGAGATCACCGCAGAGAATTTCTCCGAGCGTGCTGTCGCAAAAGTTCAGGAAAAGGGCGGTCAGACACTGACCCCCTAA
- a CDS encoding adenylate kinase, with amino-acid sequence MAGKKVIITGVPGVGKTTVINTSMEKIVAEGVPYQNINFGSFMFEVALAEGLAQDRDQMRKLDRTVQKRLQKLAAEKIAAIDGNVIVDTHASVKTPNGYLAGLPEWVVSAIMPDVIVLVETDNDQILVRRLSDESRVRDVEGAKSIAEHQEMNRAFAASYAMLTGCTVKIIVNADFLLDKAVEELAATLR; translated from the coding sequence ATGGCAGGAAAAAAGGTCATCATCACCGGCGTTCCCGGTGTTGGAAAAACCACAGTAATTAATACCTCAATGGAAAAAATCGTCGCAGAAGGCGTCCCGTACCAGAACATCAACTTCGGCAGCTTCATGTTTGAAGTCGCCTTAGCCGAGGGACTTGCACAGGACCGCGACCAGATGAGAAAACTTGACCGTACGGTTCAGAAACGCCTGCAGAAACTTGCAGCAGAAAAGATCGCCGCAATCGACGGCAACGTCATCGTTGACACGCATGCATCCGTCAAGACCCCGAACGGATACCTCGCAGGCCTGCCTGAGTGGGTAGTCTCCGCCATCATGCCTGATGTGATCGTTCTTGTCGAAACTGACAATGATCAGATTCTCGTCCGCCGCCTCTCCGACGAAAGCCGCGTCCGCGACGTCGAAGGTGCAAAATCCATCGCTGAACACCAGGAAATGAACCGTGCGTTTGCCGCATCCTATGCAATGCTTACCGGCTGCACGGTGAAGATCATCGTCAATGCCGACTTCCTCCTTGACAAAGCAGTCGAGGAACTTGCCGCAACCCTGAGGTAA
- the secY gene encoding preprotein translocase subunit SecY, translating to MGELLDRMEPLLAKMPAVRPPEGHVHFKNKLMWTAAVLLLYFILTNIPVFGLSATSLDVFQYYRALLAGASGTILHLGIGPIVTASIVLQLLRGADLIKINTSDERGQVIYMGLQKLLIFVMIILEALPNVLGGWMTPDMSVAAVFGGNTMIVMLMIFLQICLGGLLVVFMDEVVSKWGIGSGVGIFIVAGVAQGLVNGFLNWEATTDQFAVGFFPRLFEVIGSGANFIEYFGLEALALVTTIGLFFLIVYVEATRIEIPLAHANVRGARARFPVKLVYASVLPMILVRVLQANIQMIGMFLSSVGITFLGEYNGSTPINGLMWYLAPINQPQDWMWWLPQFTGAGHAAWEVGIRVGIDAIVMIAGGALFAIFWVKTAGLDSKHVARQIQNSGMQIPGYRRSPAVLERYLDRYIPRVTVIGGVFIGILSILANMLGIIGFVGGTGLLLTVSIVYRLYEQIANEQIMEMYPFMRGFFGGKE from the coding sequence ATGGGAGAACTGCTGGATCGAATGGAACCACTGCTGGCAAAGATGCCGGCGGTCAGGCCACCGGAGGGTCACGTTCATTTCAAAAATAAGTTGATGTGGACTGCCGCGGTGCTGCTGTTGTATTTTATACTGACGAACATTCCGGTTTTTGGTCTGAGTGCAACTTCTCTGGATGTTTTCCAATACTACCGTGCATTACTTGCCGGTGCATCCGGAACAATTCTGCACCTTGGTATCGGACCGATTGTGACCGCATCTATCGTACTGCAGCTGCTTCGTGGTGCCGACCTGATTAAGATCAATACCTCTGATGAGCGTGGCCAGGTTATTTACATGGGTCTGCAGAAGCTGCTGATCTTTGTGATGATCATTCTTGAAGCTCTGCCGAATGTGCTGGGCGGATGGATGACTCCTGACATGTCGGTTGCTGCTGTGTTTGGCGGCAATACGATGATCGTGATGCTCATGATTTTCCTGCAGATCTGTTTAGGCGGTCTGCTGGTTGTGTTCATGGACGAGGTCGTCTCGAAATGGGGTATTGGTTCTGGTGTTGGTATCTTCATCGTTGCAGGAGTTGCCCAGGGTCTCGTGAACGGTTTCCTTAATTGGGAGGCGACGACTGATCAGTTTGCGGTGGGTTTCTTCCCCAGACTGTTTGAGGTCATCGGCTCGGGTGCGAACTTTATTGAGTACTTCGGTCTTGAGGCGCTCGCACTTGTTACGACAATAGGGTTGTTCTTCCTTATTGTGTACGTTGAGGCAACCCGTATCGAGATTCCGCTTGCCCACGCAAATGTGCGTGGTGCTCGTGCCAGATTCCCGGTGAAACTTGTGTATGCAAGTGTTCTGCCGATGATCTTGGTCCGTGTTCTGCAGGCAAACATTCAGATGATTGGTATGTTCCTTTCCAGTGTTGGTATTACCTTCCTTGGAGAGTACAACGGTTCTACGCCGATCAATGGTCTGATGTGGTATCTTGCACCGATTAACCAGCCGCAGGACTGGATGTGGTGGCTCCCGCAGTTTACGGGTGCCGGCCATGCAGCATGGGAGGTTGGTATTCGTGTTGGTATTGATGCAATCGTTATGATTGCAGGTGGTGCCCTGTTTGCAATCTTCTGGGTTAAGACCGCTGGTCTTGATTCGAAACATGTTGCCCGCCAGATCCAGAACTCTGGTATGCAGATTCCGGGCTATCGCCGCAGCCCTGCGGTGCTGGAACGGTATCTGGACAGATACATTCCGCGTGTGACGGTGATTGGTGGTGTGTTTATCGGAATATTAAGTATTCTCGCAAACATGCTTGGTATCATCGGCTTCGTCGGAGGTACTGGTCTTCTGCTTACGGTCTCGATCGTTTATCGTCTGTATGAACAGATTGCAAACGAGCAGATCATGGAGATGTATCCGTTTATGCGGGGCTTCTTCGGCGGCAAAGAATAA
- a CDS encoding 30S ribosomal protein S14, whose translation MAAKDNGKVQQKKFGRGANQCQLCGRKQGLVRRYNIYFCRQCFREWAPTMGFKKMN comes from the coding sequence ATGGCAGCAAAGGACAACGGCAAGGTCCAGCAGAAAAAGTTTGGTCGTGGTGCAAACCAGTGCCAGCTTTGCGGACGTAAGCAGGGACTTGTGCGCAGATACAACATTTACTTCTGCCGCCAGTGCTTCCGTGAGTGGGCACCCACGATGGGCTTTAAGAAGATGAACTAA
- the rpl6p gene encoding 50S ribosomal protein L6: protein MHEMIFQIPTGVTITKEGDLMTVKGAKGTLARIMHHPAIDIVAENGSVRITTESPRRRVYALVGTYNALLHVMAKGVAEGYEYHMKVVYNHFPIQVKVAGERVEIANFLGEKQARYAKIVEGVKVKVQGDEVILTGIDREKIGNTAANIEQACKVRNRDPRVFQDGIYITNRGN from the coding sequence ATGCATGAAATGATTTTCCAGATCCCGACAGGTGTAACCATCACCAAAGAAGGTGACCTGATGACTGTGAAGGGAGCAAAAGGCACCCTTGCACGCATTATGCACCACCCGGCAATTGACATTGTCGCTGAAAACGGCAGTGTCAGAATTACCACCGAATCTCCCAGACGCCGTGTGTATGCACTCGTCGGCACCTACAACGCACTTCTGCATGTAATGGCAAAAGGCGTTGCCGAGGGCTACGAGTACCACATGAAAGTTGTCTACAACCACTTCCCGATTCAGGTGAAGGTTGCAGGCGAACGCGTTGAGATCGCCAACTTCCTTGGCGAGAAACAAGCCCGCTACGCAAAGATCGTAGAAGGCGTGAAGGTAAAAGTCCAGGGCGACGAAGTGATCTTAACCGGTATTGACCGTGAAAAGATCGGAAACACCGCAGCAAACATCGAGCAGGCCTGCAAGGTCCGCAACCGTGACCCGCGTGTCTTCCAGGACGGTATCTACATTACCAACAGAGGTAACTAA
- the cmk gene encoding (d)CMP kinase translates to MRITISGSPGSGTTSLGKALAEKYNLRYLSAGEVFRSLAKEHGMDLASFGKLAEENPEIDLKIDARQKEIGEASDDIILEGRLAGWMVENADLKLLLYASAGCRSERIAERENVSPKEAYQQTIAREASEKVRYMEYYEIDIFDISPYDLIINSETFRQEEVVVLAEAAIAVTSKKLKEE, encoded by the coding sequence ATGCGGATCACGATCAGCGGGTCTCCGGGTTCGGGGACCACGTCTCTGGGTAAGGCGCTTGCCGAGAAATATAATCTCCGCTACTTGTCTGCCGGAGAGGTTTTCCGCAGTCTTGCGAAGGAGCATGGTATGGACCTTGCTTCCTTTGGAAAACTTGCTGAGGAAAATCCTGAGATTGATCTCAAGATTGATGCGAGACAAAAAGAGATTGGCGAGGCAAGTGATGATATCATTCTGGAAGGCCGTCTTGCCGGATGGATGGTTGAGAATGCTGATCTGAAACTTCTGCTGTATGCTTCTGCGGGCTGCCGCTCGGAACGCATTGCCGAGCGCGAGAATGTTTCGCCGAAAGAGGCTTACCAGCAGACGATTGCCCGCGAGGCAAGCGAGAAAGTGCGGTATATGGAGTATTATGAGATTGATATCTTTGATATTTCACCGTACGATCTGATAATTAACTCAGAAACTTTCCGTCAGGAGGAGGTCGTTGTTCTTGCTGAGGCAGCAATTGCGGTGACTTCGAAGAAGCTGAAGGAAGAGTAA
- a CDS encoding 30S ribosomal protein S17 codes for MAKNIGLNVTAPEKDCDDVNCPFHGSLPVRGQVITGKVVSERMQGTVVVERNYLHFVKKYDRYEKRSSKIHAHMAPCLDARIGDEVTIAECRPLNKTTSYVVVEVTRA; via the coding sequence ATGGCAAAAAATATCGGCTTAAATGTTACAGCACCTGAAAAGGACTGTGACGATGTAAACTGCCCATTCCACGGCAGCTTACCGGTGCGCGGCCAGGTGATTACCGGTAAGGTCGTGAGTGAGCGCATGCAGGGGACCGTTGTCGTTGAACGGAACTACCTTCACTTTGTCAAGAAATATGACAGATATGAGAAGCGCAGTTCCAAAATTCACGCACACATGGCTCCATGCCTCGACGCCAGAATCGGCGACGAGGTTACCATTGCAGAGTGCAGACCATTGAACAAAACAACCTCCTATGTCGTTGTTGAGGTGACCCGGGCATGA
- a CDS encoding 50S ribosomal protein L18 codes for MATNGRYFVQFRRRREGRTDYYQRQRLIVSGRNRMVVRKTNRHIIIQLVAAQMDGDYTLVHVNSKELANYGYKGYLGNTPAAYLTGMLFAVRAQKAGYDGAIADIGLQVASTGARVFAAVKGAVDAGFDVPVGESILPDEDRCNGAHIAEYDDRYADLVSQVESAKDAIMKELE; via the coding sequence ATGGCAACAAATGGAAGATACTTTGTTCAGTTCCGCAGACGCCGTGAAGGCAGAACTGATTACTACCAGCGCCAGCGGCTGATCGTCTCCGGCAGAAACCGTATGGTTGTCCGCAAGACGAACCGCCACATCATCATTCAGCTTGTCGCTGCACAGATGGACGGCGACTACACGCTCGTTCACGTGAACAGCAAAGAACTCGCAAACTACGGATACAAGGGCTACCTTGGAAACACCCCGGCTGCATACCTGACCGGTATGCTGTTCGCAGTCCGTGCCCAGAAGGCAGGATACGATGGTGCAATTGCAGATATCGGTCTGCAGGTTGCATCCACCGGTGCACGTGTGTTTGCAGCAGTGAAAGGAGCAGTTGATGCAGGATTCGACGTACCCGTCGGAGAGAGCATCCTTCCGGATGAGGACCGCTGTAACGGCGCCCACATTGCGGAATACGATGACCGTTATGCAGATCTCGTCTCTCAGGTCGAGTCTGCAAAAGACGCAATCATGAAGGAGCTGGAGTAA
- a CDS encoding heavy-metal-associated domain-containing protein, with product MTAKKVEFDVTGMHCGGCSGHLTTMLAGLPGVTDVKADHVSGKVSLSVEGDATTFDDIRECVLDAGFDVVPDSLKNIS from the coding sequence ATGACAGCCAAAAAAGTTGAGTTCGATGTTACCGGCATGCACTGCGGCGGATGCTCGGGCCATCTCACCACCATGCTTGCCGGACTTCCGGGAGTCACTGATGTGAAAGCAGATCATGTCTCAGGCAAAGTTTCGCTTTCGGTCGAAGGGGATGCAACAACATTCGATGATATTCGTGAGTGCGTTCTGGACGCAGGATTCGATGTTGTGCCGGACTCTCTGAAAAATATTTCGTGA
- a CDS encoding 50S ribosomal protein L19e gives MSDLASQRRIAASVLGCGVNRVWINPEKLSDVQSAMSREDIRRLIEEGAISSHQKKGISRGRARARIAKRAYGHCKGPGRRNGAKGARTPSKTQWIKKIRAQRKELRAQREAGSITRTEYRRLYRRAAGGQFRSVAHLKTQVELVTSRRD, from the coding sequence ATGAGTGATCTTGCATCCCAGCGCCGTATTGCAGCATCTGTTCTCGGCTGCGGTGTGAACCGTGTCTGGATCAACCCGGAGAAACTCTCCGACGTTCAGAGCGCAATGTCCCGTGAAGATATCCGCAGACTGATCGAGGAAGGAGCAATCTCTTCCCATCAGAAGAAAGGTATCTCCCGCGGACGTGCACGGGCACGCATTGCAAAACGCGCATACGGGCACTGTAAAGGCCCGGGACGCCGCAATGGTGCAAAAGGTGCACGCACACCGTCCAAGACCCAGTGGATCAAAAAGATCCGTGCACAGCGCAAAGAGCTCCGTGCACAGCGTGAGGCAGGTTCCATTACCAGAACCGAGTACCGCAGACTTTACCGCCGCGCAGCCGGTGGTCAGTTCCGCAGTGTCGCTCACCTGAAGACTCAGGTCGAGCTCGTTACTTCCCGGAGGGACTAA
- a CDS encoding 50S ribosomal protein L5, whose protein sequence is MSEMQKPFVAKVVVHMGVGEAGERLVNAENIMADLTKGSKPIRSYAKNTLPAFGVRRGQPLGCKVTLRGEKAVTFLQTALKCYVVENVLHARQFDATGNFGFGIEEHTDFPGQAYDPKIGIYGMDIIAVIEKKGTRTARRKIQQKKLNSKLHVTREESMAFVTESFGIEVE, encoded by the coding sequence ATGAGTGAAATGCAGAAGCCCTTCGTTGCAAAGGTTGTCGTTCACATGGGTGTCGGCGAGGCAGGAGAACGTCTTGTCAACGCCGAGAACATCATGGCAGACCTTACCAAAGGATCCAAGCCAATCCGTTCCTATGCGAAAAACACACTTCCGGCTTTCGGTGTCCGCCGTGGCCAGCCGCTCGGCTGCAAAGTAACCCTTCGCGGCGAGAAGGCTGTGACCTTCCTTCAGACTGCATTAAAGTGCTATGTTGTGGAGAACGTTCTTCACGCACGCCAGTTTGATGCAACCGGCAACTTCGGTTTCGGTATTGAGGAACACACGGACTTTCCGGGTCAGGCATATGACCCGAAGATCGGTATCTACGGTATGGATATTATCGCAGTTATCGAGAAGAAAGGTACGAGAACCGCACGCAGAAAGATCCAGCAGAAGAAGCTCAACAGCAAACTGCATGTGACCCGTGAGGAGTCCATGGCATTTGTGACCGAGTCATTCGGCATCGAGGTGGAGTAA
- a CDS encoding 50S ribosomal protein L32e, with the protein MASEIKKLIRARAAKRARFSRQCLCAKVKLADTWRRPRGLHSKQRKDYRAKGAHPEAGFGAPKAIRGFHPSGYREVLVFTPAELEEIDAATTAVRIGGSVGGQKRAAMQTKAATLGIKVLNPKEAMTVVAPVVEEAKSNE; encoded by the coding sequence ATGGCGAGCGAAATTAAGAAACTGATTCGTGCACGTGCTGCAAAGAGAGCCAGATTCTCCCGCCAGTGTCTCTGTGCAAAGGTTAAACTGGCTGACACCTGGCGCAGACCACGCGGTCTGCACAGCAAGCAGCGCAAAGATTACCGTGCAAAGGGTGCACACCCGGAAGCAGGATTTGGAGCACCGAAAGCAATTCGCGGATTCCACCCAAGCGGATACCGTGAAGTTCTCGTGTTCACCCCGGCCGAACTTGAAGAGATTGATGCAGCAACGACAGCTGTTCGTATCGGCGGATCCGTCGGCGGTCAGAAGCGTGCTGCTATGCAGACAAAGGCAGCAACCCTTGGTATCAAGGTCCTGAACCCGAAAGAGGCAATGACTGTTGTTGCACCGGTTGTCGAGGAGGCGAAGTCCAATGAGTGA
- a CDS encoding ribonuclease P protein component 1: MITPQSICNHELIGLYAVVVGSRNKTQEGMSGFIVDETKNTFSLQTGNGIKCLEKQYMLLRVTLPDSVNVVIDCSCLSVSPTRRVTMRVR; this comes from the coding sequence ATGATCACACCACAGTCGATCTGCAATCATGAACTGATTGGTTTGTATGCGGTTGTGGTGGGATCACGCAACAAAACACAGGAGGGAATGTCTGGTTTCATCGTCGATGAAACCAAAAATACATTTTCCCTTCAGACAGGGAATGGGATTAAGTGCTTGGAGAAACAATATATGTTACTCCGGGTAACCCTCCCGGATAGTGTTAATGTTGTAATAGACTGCTCATGCTTGTCTGTTTCTCCAACGCGGCGCGTTACAATGCGCGTAAGATGA
- the rplX gene encoding 50S ribosomal protein L24 has product MARIASIQPRKQRKFRYNAPIHVRGAFLHATLADDLRKKYGKRSFRVVTGDTVKVLRGEFAGTEAVVDAVDTKSSKVLVHGVAVKKANGEDVPRPVDPSNVMITKLNLKDAKRVARLEVKA; this is encoded by the coding sequence ATGGCACGTATTGCAAGCATTCAGCCGAGAAAACAGAGAAAGTTCCGGTACAACGCACCTATCCACGTTCGTGGAGCGTTCTTACACGCAACTCTCGCTGATGATCTCCGTAAGAAATATGGCAAGCGCAGTTTCCGTGTTGTCACCGGCGATACCGTAAAGGTACTCCGCGGTGAGTTCGCAGGAACCGAAGCTGTTGTCGACGCAGTTGACACAAAGAGCAGCAAAGTTCTTGTTCACGGTGTTGCAGTGAAGAAGGCAAATGGCGAGGATGTTCCAAGACCCGTTGACCCTTCGAATGTGATGATCACCAAACTGAATCTCAAAGACGCAAAACGCGTCGCACGCCTTGAGGTGAAGGCATAA